In the genome of Streptomyces sp. NBC_00190, one region contains:
- a CDS encoding 6-phosphofructokinase: protein MRIGVLTSGGDCPGLNAVIRSVVHRAVVDHGDEVIGFHDGWKGLLEADYRKLDLDAVGGILARGGTILGSSRVQPAHLRDGVERARGHVADLGLDAIIPIGGEGTLKAANLLSQAGLPIVGVPKTIDNDIASTDVTFGFDTAVGVATEALDRLKTTAESHQRVMVVEVMGRHTGWIALHSGMAAGAHAIVVPERPFDIDELTAIVGERFSAGKRFAIVVVAEGAKPRPGSMNFEQGGTDIYGHERFAGIGNTLAVELEQRLGKEARPVILGHVQRGGTPTAYDRVLATRFGWHAVEAAHRGEFGMLTALRGTDIVMVPLAEATSTLKTVPAERYDEAQTVL, encoded by the coding sequence ATGCGCATAGGTGTGCTCACTTCCGGTGGCGACTGCCCCGGCCTCAATGCCGTCATCCGCTCCGTCGTGCACCGCGCCGTCGTCGACCACGGCGACGAGGTGATCGGCTTCCACGACGGCTGGAAGGGCCTCCTGGAGGCGGATTACCGCAAGCTCGACCTCGACGCCGTCGGCGGCATCCTCGCCCGCGGCGGCACCATCCTCGGCTCCTCCCGGGTCCAGCCCGCGCATCTGCGTGACGGCGTGGAGCGCGCCCGCGGCCACGTCGCGGACCTCGGTCTCGACGCGATCATCCCGATCGGCGGCGAGGGCACCCTGAAGGCGGCGAACCTGCTCTCGCAGGCCGGTCTGCCGATCGTCGGTGTCCCCAAGACCATCGACAACGACATCGCGTCCACCGACGTCACCTTCGGCTTCGACACCGCCGTCGGCGTCGCCACGGAGGCGCTGGACCGGCTCAAGACCACCGCCGAGTCCCACCAGCGCGTGATGGTCGTGGAGGTCATGGGCCGCCACACCGGGTGGATCGCCCTGCACTCGGGCATGGCGGCCGGCGCGCACGCGATCGTCGTGCCGGAGCGCCCCTTCGACATCGACGAGCTGACGGCGATCGTCGGCGAGCGCTTCTCCGCGGGCAAGCGGTTCGCGATCGTCGTGGTCGCCGAGGGCGCCAAGCCCCGCCCCGGCTCGATGAACTTCGAGCAGGGCGGAACCGACATCTACGGACACGAGCGGTTCGCCGGCATCGGCAACACGCTCGCCGTGGAACTGGAACAGCGCCTGGGCAAGGAGGCCCGGCCGGTGATCCTGGGCCACGTGCAGCGCGGCGGCACACCCACCGCGTACGACCGGGTCCTCGCGACCCGCTTCGGCTGGCACGCCGTGGAGGCCGCCCACCGCGGCGAGTTCGGCATGCTCACGGCGCTGCGCGGCACGGACATCGTGATGGTCCCGCTCGCCGAGGCGACCTCGACCCTCAAGACCGTCCCGGCCGAGCGCTACGACGAGGCTCAGACGGTTCTGTGA
- a CDS encoding cytochrome c oxidase assembly protein translates to MDHSGHGMDMNMDLPPFTLGRGLEFSFDAFFLFGSLLGLALYGWGVLRLRARGDAWPLGRTIAFTSGVLTVALVMCTKLNDYGMVMFSVHMVQHMVISMVTPILLLLGAPVTLALRALPPAARGHKGPRELLLMLLHSRYMRIITHPAFTIPMFIASLYGLYFTPLFDFLMESQAGHIAMMVHFLAVGLIFFWPIMGVDPGPHRPGYVMRMLELFAGMPFHAFFGIALMMASQPMIKTYENPPSSLGVDALLDQQWGGGIAWAFSEIPSVLVLIALVYQWYHSEQRAAKRSDRAEDRNGDQELAAYNAYLASLRARGQ, encoded by the coding sequence ATGGACCACAGCGGGCACGGCATGGACATGAACATGGACCTGCCGCCGTTCACTCTCGGGCGCGGGCTGGAGTTCTCCTTCGACGCCTTCTTCCTCTTCGGCTCCCTGCTGGGGCTCGCCCTGTACGGGTGGGGCGTGCTGCGGCTGCGAGCACGCGGGGACGCCTGGCCGCTGGGCCGGACCATCGCCTTCACGTCGGGTGTGCTGACCGTGGCCTTGGTGATGTGCACCAAGCTGAACGACTACGGCATGGTCATGTTCAGCGTGCACATGGTCCAGCACATGGTGATCAGCATGGTCACGCCGATCCTGCTGCTCCTCGGCGCCCCGGTGACCCTGGCACTGCGCGCGTTGCCGCCCGCCGCGCGCGGCCACAAGGGGCCGCGCGAGCTCCTGCTGATGCTGCTGCACAGCCGCTACATGCGGATCATCACCCACCCGGCCTTCACGATCCCCATGTTCATCGCCAGCCTCTACGGCCTGTACTTCACCCCGCTCTTCGACTTCCTGATGGAGTCCCAGGCCGGGCACATCGCGATGATGGTGCACTTCCTCGCCGTCGGCCTGATCTTCTTCTGGCCGATCATGGGCGTGGACCCGGGCCCGCACCGCCCCGGCTACGTGATGCGGATGCTGGAGCTCTTCGCCGGCATGCCCTTCCACGCCTTCTTCGGCATCGCCCTGATGATGGCCAGCCAGCCGATGATCAAGACGTACGAGAACCCGCCGTCCTCCCTCGGCGTCGACGCGCTGCTCGACCAGCAGTGGGGCGGCGGCATCGCCTGGGCCTTCAGCGAGATCCCGTCGGTGCTGGTGCTGATCGCCCTGGTCTACCAGTGGTACCACTCCGAGCAGCGGGCGGCGAAGCGCTCCGACCGGGCCGAGGACCGCAACGGCGACCAGGAGCTGGCGGCGTACAACGCGTATCTCGCCTCCCTCCGAGCGCGTGGCCAGTAG
- a CDS encoding lysophospholipid acyltransferase family protein — translation MFYHLLKHVLLGPLLRLLFRPRIEGLENIPAEGAAIIAGNHLSFSDHFLMPAILKRRITFLAKAEYFTGPGLKGRLTAAFFRSAGQIPVDRSGKDAGRAALREGLGVLAKDELLGIYPEGTRSHDGRLYKGKVGVAAMALGAGVPVVPCAMVGTFEIQPPGQKIPKIRRVTIRFGEPMDFSRYAGLEGERAVLRAVTDEIMYAILGLSGQEYVDRYAAEVKAEEEEERKKARRRSR, via the coding sequence GTGTTCTACCACTTGCTCAAGCACGTACTGCTCGGTCCGCTGCTCAGGCTGCTGTTCAGGCCGCGGATCGAAGGCCTGGAGAACATCCCGGCGGAGGGGGCCGCGATCATCGCGGGCAACCATCTGTCCTTCTCGGACCATTTCCTGATGCCCGCGATCCTCAAGCGGCGGATCACCTTCCTCGCGAAGGCCGAGTACTTCACCGGCCCCGGGCTCAAGGGGCGGCTCACCGCCGCGTTCTTCCGCAGCGCCGGGCAGATCCCCGTGGACCGCTCCGGGAAGGACGCGGGGCGGGCGGCCCTGCGCGAGGGGCTCGGGGTGCTCGCCAAGGACGAGCTGCTGGGCATCTACCCGGAGGGCACGCGCTCGCACGACGGGCGGCTGTACAAGGGCAAGGTGGGCGTGGCCGCGATGGCCCTGGGGGCCGGGGTGCCCGTCGTACCGTGCGCGATGGTCGGCACGTTCGAGATCCAGCCGCCCGGGCAGAAGATCCCGAAGATCCGGCGGGTGACGATCCGCTTCGGCGAGCCGATGGACTTCTCCCGGTACGCGGGGCTGGAGGGCGAGCGCGCCGTCCTGCGGGCCGTCACCGACGAGATCATGTACGCGATCCTCGGACTGTCCGGCCAGGAGTACGTCGACCGGTACGCGGCCGAGGTCAAGGCCGAGGAAGAGGAGGAACGGAAGAAGGCCCGGCGCAGGTCGCGCTGA
- a CDS encoding alpha/beta hydrolase has translation MLAPSASAASAGRDNGAAEAVGVQIAAARAARTGIEWKDCPADWGFEKPIQCGWVKVPLDYTKPFGKTIELAVDRIGSTGTKEERQGALVYNPGGPGGSGMRFPRRVTTKSPLWVNASKAYDFVGFDPRGVGHSAPISCIDPQEFVKAPKADPVPDSEADKRAQRKLAAEYADGCKERSGEMLPHMTTPNTARDLDVIRAALGEQKLNFLGVSYGTYIGGVYATLFPTHVRRMIVDSVVNPEQDNIWYEANLGQDVAFQTRWNDWQDWVAKNDAVFHLGDSRAKVEAKYQELRAKAKANPIGGVVGPAELIGFFQGAPYYDSSWVPVAQTFAAWAAGDEKALVDAIAPDMSDTKGNAASENGNAVYTAVECADAKWPTSWAKWDRDNSKLHQKYPFLTWSNAWMNLPCATWKSKQSSPIEVGAKRGLAPVLIVQSERDAATPYDGAVELHRRLAGSRLITEQNAGSHGVTSLVNPCINTRVDTYLLTGKVDAKDVKCARHATPVAPAPVAAKSLDHGAGADYPAREELPAVR, from the coding sequence ATGCTCGCGCCGTCCGCCTCGGCGGCCTCGGCCGGCCGTGACAACGGGGCCGCGGAGGCGGTGGGCGTCCAGATCGCCGCCGCCCGCGCCGCCCGCACCGGGATCGAGTGGAAGGACTGCCCCGCGGACTGGGGCTTCGAAAAGCCCATCCAGTGCGGATGGGTGAAGGTCCCGCTCGACTACACCAAGCCGTTCGGCAAGACCATCGAGCTCGCCGTCGACCGCATCGGCAGCACGGGCACCAAGGAGGAGCGCCAGGGCGCGCTCGTCTACAACCCCGGCGGCCCCGGCGGCTCCGGCATGCGCTTCCCGCGCCGGGTCACCACCAAGAGCCCGCTGTGGGTCAACGCCTCCAAGGCGTACGACTTCGTGGGCTTCGACCCCCGCGGCGTCGGCCACTCCGCGCCCATCTCCTGCATCGACCCGCAGGAGTTCGTCAAGGCGCCCAAGGCCGACCCGGTCCCGGACAGCGAGGCCGACAAGCGCGCCCAGCGCAAGCTCGCCGCGGAGTACGCGGACGGCTGCAAGGAGCGCAGCGGCGAGATGCTGCCGCACATGACCACGCCGAACACCGCGCGTGACCTCGACGTCATCCGCGCCGCCCTCGGCGAGCAGAAGCTGAACTTCCTCGGCGTCTCCTACGGCACCTACATCGGCGGGGTCTACGCGACCCTCTTCCCGACGCACGTGCGCCGCATGATCGTCGACAGCGTGGTCAACCCGGAGCAGGACAACATCTGGTACGAGGCCAACCTCGGCCAGGACGTCGCCTTCCAGACCCGCTGGAACGACTGGCAGGACTGGGTCGCCAAGAACGACGCGGTCTTCCACCTCGGCGACTCCCGCGCCAAGGTCGAGGCCAAGTACCAGGAGCTGCGCGCCAAGGCCAAGGCCAACCCGATCGGCGGGGTCGTCGGCCCGGCCGAGCTCATCGGCTTCTTCCAGGGCGCTCCGTACTACGACTCCTCGTGGGTGCCCGTCGCCCAGACCTTCGCCGCCTGGGCGGCCGGTGACGAGAAGGCGCTCGTCGACGCCATCGCCCCGGACATGTCGGACACCAAGGGCAACGCGGCGTCCGAGAACGGCAACGCCGTCTACACCGCGGTCGAGTGCGCCGACGCCAAGTGGCCGACCAGCTGGGCCAAGTGGGACCGGGACAACTCCAAGCTGCACCAGAAGTACCCGTTCCTGACCTGGTCCAACGCGTGGATGAACCTGCCCTGCGCGACCTGGAAGTCGAAGCAGAGCAGCCCGATCGAGGTCGGTGCCAAGCGCGGTCTGGCGCCGGTGCTGATCGTCCAGTCCGAGCGTGACGCGGCCACGCCGTACGACGGCGCGGTCGAGCTGCACCGCCGCCTGGCCGGTTCGCGTCTCATCACCGAGCAGAACGCCGGCTCGCACGGCGTCACCAGCCTGGTGAACCCCTGCATCAACACGCGGGTCGACACCTACCTGCTGACCGGCAAGGTCGACGCCAAGGACGTGAAGTGCGCCCGGCACGCCACTCCGGTCGCCCCCGCCCCGGTCGCCGCGAAGTCCCTCGACCACGGCGCGGGTGCCGACTACCCGGCGCGCGAGGAGCTCCCGGCCGTCCGCTAG
- a CDS encoding urease accessory protein UreD, with the protein MTGAPPVTLPPAGLRATARIRAVADGRGGTALPLLAGEGPLALRRTRGTATEAGVMLVGAMSAPLGGDHLTVEAAAGPGAHLALASAAATLALPGRGGEPARYDVHLTLEDGASVRWLPEPLVSVRGSDLRVRTRVQLAPTAHLVLREEQVLGRWGEDPGLLRSRLTATRGGRPLLDQELACGPGAPGGWDGPAGLAGHRALGQLLVVDPAFAQAPPPAAVLGEFAVATPLAGPAVLVTAMAPDALRLRELLDVAERTYGPSPQG; encoded by the coding sequence GTGACCGGCGCGCCTCCCGTCACCCTGCCCCCGGCGGGCCTGCGGGCCACCGCCCGCATCCGCGCCGTCGCCGACGGGCGGGGCGGGACCGCGCTGCCGCTGCTCGCCGGGGAAGGGCCGCTCGCCCTGCGCCGCACCCGGGGGACCGCCACCGAGGCCGGGGTCATGCTGGTCGGCGCCATGAGCGCCCCGCTGGGCGGGGACCACCTCACCGTCGAGGCCGCCGCCGGACCCGGAGCGCACCTCGCCCTCGCCTCGGCGGCGGCGACCCTCGCGCTGCCCGGCCGGGGCGGCGAGCCCGCACGGTACGACGTACACCTGACCCTGGAGGACGGCGCGTCGGTGCGGTGGCTGCCGGAGCCGCTGGTCTCCGTGCGCGGCAGCGACCTGCGGGTGCGGACGCGGGTCCAACTGGCGCCGACCGCGCACCTGGTGCTGCGCGAGGAACAGGTCCTCGGACGCTGGGGGGAGGACCCGGGCCTGCTGCGCAGCCGGCTCACCGCCACCCGCGGCGGGCGGCCGCTCCTGGACCAGGAGCTCGCCTGCGGCCCCGGCGCGCCCGGTGGCTGGGACGGCCCGGCCGGACTCGCCGGGCACCGGGCGCTCGGCCAACTCCTGGTCGTCGACCCCGCCTTCGCCCAGGCCCCGCCCCCGGCGGCGGTGCTGGGGGAGTTCGCCGTGGCCACGCCGCTGGCCGGCCCGGCCGTCCTCGTGACGGCCATGGCCCCGGACGCCCTGCGGCTGCGGGAGCTGCTGGACGTGGCCGAACGCACCTACGGCCCGTCGCCGCAGGGGTAG
- the ureG gene encoding urease accessory protein UreG, which yields MHLDHGVTYPHRHTHSAEPVRPDGTRRALRIGLGGPVGSGKTATVAALCRALRAELSMAVVTNDIYTREDAEFLLREAVLPPERIAAVETGACPHTAIRDDISANLEAVEELEDAFRQSGPLDLILVESGGDNLTATFSRGLVDAQIFVIDVAGGDDIPRKGGPGVTTADLLVVNKTDLAPHVGSDLGRMARDAAEQRGELPVAFQSLRSPEGVAPVAAWVRERIAAWAVR from the coding sequence ATGCACCTCGACCACGGTGTCACCTACCCGCACCGCCACACCCACAGCGCCGAACCGGTCCGCCCCGACGGCACCCGGCGCGCCCTGCGCATCGGACTCGGCGGACCCGTCGGCTCCGGCAAGACCGCCACCGTCGCCGCCCTGTGCCGCGCCCTGCGCGCCGAACTGTCCATGGCCGTCGTGACCAACGACATCTACACGCGTGAGGACGCCGAGTTCCTGCTCCGCGAGGCCGTCCTGCCCCCCGAGCGGATCGCCGCCGTCGAGACCGGGGCCTGTCCGCACACCGCCATCCGCGACGACATCTCCGCCAACCTGGAGGCCGTCGAGGAACTGGAGGACGCCTTCCGGCAGAGCGGCCCGCTCGACCTGATCCTCGTCGAGTCGGGCGGGGACAACCTGACCGCCACCTTCTCCCGGGGTCTCGTCGACGCCCAGATCTTCGTCATCGACGTGGCCGGCGGGGACGACATCCCGCGCAAGGGCGGCCCCGGCGTCACCACCGCCGACCTCCTCGTCGTCAACAAGACCGACCTCGCCCCCCACGTCGGCTCCGACCTCGGCCGGATGGCCCGCGACGCCGCCGAGCAGCGCGGTGAACTGCCCGTCGCCTTCCAGTCGCTGCGCAGCCCCGAGGGCGTGGCCCCGGTGGCCGCCTGGGTGCGCGAGCGGATCGCCGCCTGGGCCGTACGGTGA
- a CDS encoding urease accessory protein UreF codes for MSLAALLVLADGRFPAGGHAHSGGAEAACKAGRIHDAATLEDFCRGRLHTAGLTAAALAAAAALGIDPAELDAAADARTPSPALRTAARRLGRQLLRAARATWPGPELEALAAAFPRGAHQPVVLGLTARAAGLGPSDAAQVAAYEAVGGPATATVRLLGLDPFEASGVLARLAPELDAVAARAAEAARRALTEGVEALPATSSPLLEIAAEVHADWPVRLFAS; via the coding sequence ATGAGCCTCGCCGCGCTGCTCGTCCTCGCCGACGGCCGCTTCCCCGCCGGGGGCCACGCGCACTCCGGCGGGGCCGAGGCGGCCTGCAAGGCCGGCCGGATCCACGACGCCGCCACCCTGGAGGACTTCTGCCGGGGCCGGCTGCACACCGCCGGACTCACCGCCGCCGCGCTCGCCGCGGCCGCCGCCCTCGGGATCGATCCGGCGGAGCTCGACGCCGCGGCCGACGCGCGAACCCCCTCGCCCGCCCTGCGCACCGCCGCACGGCGGCTGGGCCGCCAGCTGCTGCGGGCCGCCCGGGCCACCTGGCCCGGCCCCGAACTGGAGGCGCTGGCCGCCGCGTTCCCGCGCGGCGCCCACCAGCCCGTCGTGCTCGGCCTCACCGCCCGGGCGGCCGGGCTCGGGCCGTCCGACGCCGCGCAGGTGGCGGCGTACGAGGCGGTCGGCGGCCCCGCGACCGCGACCGTGCGGCTGCTGGGCCTCGACCCCTTCGAGGCGAGCGGGGTCCTGGCCCGTCTCGCCCCCGAACTCGACGCCGTCGCGGCCCGGGCGGCCGAAGCCGCCCGACGGGCCCTCACTGAGGGCGTGGAAGCCCTGCCCGCGACCTCCTCGCCCCTGCTGGAGATCGCGGCAGAGGTCCATGCCGACTGGCCGGTCCGCCTCTTCGCCTCCTGA
- a CDS encoding urease subunit alpha, whose amino-acid sequence MAELSRQVYADLFGPTTGDRIRLADTDLFVEIEQDLSGGPGRAGDEAVFGGGKVIRESMGQARTTRAEGAPDTVITGVVVLDHWGIVKADVGLRDGRICGIGKAGNPDTMDGVDRALVIGPETEIIAGNGKIVTAGAIDAHVHFISPTVIDEALASGITTLVGGGTGPAEGTKATTVTPGPWHLARMFAALEAYPVNIGLLGKGNTMSREAMHSQLRGGALGFKIHEDWGSTPAVIDACLSVCDETGAQVAIHTDTLNEAGFVGDTLAAIAGRTIHSYHTEGAGGGHAPDIITVVSEPNILPSSTNPTRPHTVNTAEEHLDMLMVCHHLNPAVPEDLAFAESRIRPSTIAAEDVLHDLGAISIISSDSQAMGRVGEVVLRTWQTAHVMKKRRGFLPGDGPADNHRARRYVAKYTINPAVAQGLAREIGSVETGKLADLVLWSPAFFGVKPELVIKGGQIAYAQMGDANASIPTPQPVLPRPMFGSHGRAPALNSLNFTAQAALDDGLPDRLGLGKAFVAIENTRKVGKADMRNNDAMPRVEVDADTFTVTIDGEAVEPAPAAELPMAQRYFLF is encoded by the coding sequence ATGGCTGAGCTCTCCCGCCAGGTGTACGCCGACCTTTTCGGGCCGACGACGGGTGACCGGATCCGGCTGGCCGACACCGACCTCTTCGTCGAGATCGAGCAGGACCTCAGCGGCGGCCCCGGACGGGCCGGCGACGAGGCCGTCTTCGGCGGCGGCAAGGTGATCCGCGAATCCATGGGACAGGCCCGCACCACCCGGGCCGAGGGCGCGCCCGACACCGTGATCACCGGGGTGGTCGTGCTCGACCACTGGGGCATCGTCAAGGCCGACGTCGGCCTCCGCGACGGCCGGATCTGCGGCATCGGCAAGGCCGGCAATCCCGACACCATGGACGGGGTGGACCGGGCCCTCGTCATCGGCCCCGAGACCGAGATCATCGCGGGCAACGGGAAGATCGTCACGGCCGGGGCCATCGACGCCCACGTGCACTTCATCTCGCCGACGGTCATCGACGAGGCCCTGGCCTCCGGCATCACCACCCTGGTCGGCGGCGGCACCGGACCGGCCGAGGGCACCAAGGCCACCACCGTCACTCCCGGACCCTGGCACCTGGCCCGGATGTTCGCGGCGCTGGAGGCCTACCCCGTCAACATCGGCCTCCTCGGCAAGGGCAACACCATGTCCCGCGAGGCCATGCACTCCCAGCTGCGCGGCGGAGCCCTCGGCTTCAAGATCCACGAGGACTGGGGATCCACCCCCGCCGTCATCGACGCCTGCCTGAGCGTCTGTGACGAGACCGGCGCCCAGGTCGCCATCCACACGGACACCCTCAACGAGGCCGGATTCGTCGGCGACACGCTCGCCGCCATCGCCGGGCGGACCATCCACTCGTACCACACCGAGGGCGCGGGCGGCGGTCACGCCCCCGACATCATCACCGTGGTCTCCGAGCCCAACATACTGCCGAGCTCCACCAACCCCACCCGGCCGCACACCGTCAACACCGCCGAGGAACACCTCGACATGCTGATGGTCTGCCACCACCTCAACCCGGCCGTCCCCGAGGACCTCGCCTTCGCCGAGTCCCGGATCCGGCCCTCGACCATCGCCGCCGAGGACGTCCTGCACGACCTCGGAGCCATCTCGATCATCTCCTCCGACTCCCAGGCCATGGGCCGGGTCGGCGAGGTCGTCCTGCGCACCTGGCAGACCGCCCACGTGATGAAGAAGCGGCGCGGCTTCCTCCCCGGCGACGGCCCCGCCGACAACCACCGCGCCCGTCGCTACGTCGCCAAGTACACGATCAACCCCGCCGTCGCCCAGGGGCTGGCCCGTGAGATCGGCTCCGTCGAGACCGGCAAACTCGCCGACCTGGTGCTGTGGAGCCCCGCGTTCTTCGGGGTCAAGCCCGAACTGGTCATCAAGGGCGGCCAGATCGCCTACGCGCAGATGGGCGACGCCAACGCCTCCATCCCGACCCCGCAGCCGGTGCTGCCCCGCCCGATGTTCGGCAGCCACGGCCGTGCGCCCGCCCTGAACTCGCTGAACTTCACCGCGCAGGCCGCGCTCGACGACGGACTGCCCGACCGGCTCGGCCTCGGCAAGGCCTTCGTGGCCATCGAGAACACCCGCAAGGTCGGCAAGGCGGACATGCGCAACAACGACGCCATGCCCCGGGTAGAGGTGGACGCCGACACCTTCACGGTCACCATCGACGGCGAGGCCGTGGAACCCGCGCCGGCGGCCGAACTGCCCATGGCCCAGAGATACTTCCTCTTCTGA
- a CDS encoding urease subunit beta: MIPGEIAYGDGPVLLNEGRPVTRLTVLNAADRPVQVGSHYHFAEANPGLDFDRRAARGLRLNIAAGTAVRFEPGIPVAVELVPLAGSRTVPGLRGETGGPLDG, from the coding sequence ATGATCCCCGGCGAAATCGCCTACGGGGACGGCCCGGTGCTCCTCAACGAGGGCCGCCCCGTCACCCGCCTCACCGTGCTCAACGCCGCCGACCGGCCCGTCCAGGTCGGCTCCCACTACCACTTCGCCGAGGCCAACCCCGGCCTCGACTTCGACCGCCGCGCCGCCCGCGGACTGCGGCTCAACATCGCCGCCGGCACCGCCGTGCGCTTCGAGCCGGGCATCCCGGTCGCGGTGGAACTCGTACCGCTCGCGGGCTCGCGCACCGTACCGGGACTGCGCGGGGAGACCGGAGGGCCGCTCGATGGCTGA
- a CDS encoding urease subunit gamma, giving the protein MQLTPHEQERLLIHVAADVAEKRKARGVRLNHPEAIALITSHILEGARDGRTVAELMASGRTVLGREDVMEGIPEMIHDVQVEATFPDGTKLVTVHDPIV; this is encoded by the coding sequence GTGCAACTGACACCGCATGAGCAGGAGAGACTGCTCATCCACGTGGCGGCCGACGTGGCCGAGAAGCGGAAAGCGCGAGGGGTGCGCCTCAACCACCCCGAGGCGATCGCCCTGATCACCTCGCACATCCTCGAAGGCGCCCGCGACGGGCGGACCGTGGCCGAGCTCATGGCCTCCGGCCGCACCGTGCTCGGCCGCGAGGACGTCATGGAGGGGATCCCCGAGATGATCCACGACGTCCAGGTCGAGGCCACCTTCCCGGACGGCACCAAACTCGTCACCGTCCACGACCCGATCGTCTGA
- a CDS encoding ATP-binding protein, with product MADHQEASVTLPSDPASVATARRYVAEVLGEWGLPDDTETADSVRLIVSELATNAVQHTFGQSPTFTVDVRLEREEWLRVGVTDSHPRWPKRLPAAVQQDNGRGMVIIRWLTAEAGGRLSVTPTEDGGKTVWIALPWTAGAPARSVTGC from the coding sequence ATGGCAGACCACCAGGAAGCATCCGTCACTCTGCCGAGCGATCCCGCCTCGGTCGCCACCGCCCGCCGCTACGTCGCGGAGGTGCTGGGCGAATGGGGACTGCCCGACGACACCGAGACCGCGGACAGCGTCCGGCTGATCGTCTCGGAGCTCGCCACCAACGCCGTGCAGCACACGTTCGGCCAGTCGCCCACCTTCACCGTCGACGTCCGGCTGGAGCGCGAGGAATGGCTGCGCGTCGGCGTGACCGACAGCCACCCGCGCTGGCCCAAGCGGCTCCCGGCGGCGGTCCAGCAGGACAACGGCCGGGGCATGGTCATCATCCGCTGGCTCACCGCGGAAGCGGGCGGCCGGCTCTCGGTCACCCCCACCGAGGACGGGGGCAAGACGGTCTGGATCGCGCTGCCCTGGACGGCCGGGGCCCCGGCCAGGAGTGTCACGGGCTGCTGA
- a CDS encoding helix-turn-helix domain-containing protein, giving the protein MQHGPAVRRRKLGEELRALRDRTGLTSGEAARIVGWHQSKISRIETGRSGVKPEDIRLLLDAYGELVSPEQRALLEALSASAAGPGPGADTGRGRQWWHDYRGLLPQEYRDFISLEAGARAARTVELSVVPGLLQTPEYARAVTRAALGGLPEPKVDALVDVRLARQAVLRADPPLELSAVLDEAVLRRQIGGPGVMAEQLRHLVQVGRLPQVRLQVLPFSVGGHLGLTGPFVIFSFPNIADLDVVVLDHLTSSLYLERKEDLEAYSAAFRAIQAHALPPQDSSDLISSLADDA; this is encoded by the coding sequence ATGCAGCATGGTCCCGCGGTGCGTCGGCGCAAGCTCGGCGAGGAACTGCGCGCCCTGCGCGACCGGACCGGTCTCACCAGCGGTGAGGCCGCCCGGATCGTGGGATGGCACCAGTCGAAGATCAGCCGCATCGAGACGGGGCGCAGCGGGGTCAAGCCGGAGGACATCCGCCTGCTCCTCGACGCCTACGGGGAGCTCGTGAGCCCGGAGCAGCGCGCGCTGCTGGAGGCACTGTCGGCCTCGGCGGCCGGCCCGGGCCCCGGGGCCGACACCGGGCGGGGCCGCCAGTGGTGGCACGACTACCGGGGGCTGCTGCCGCAGGAGTACCGGGACTTCATCAGCCTGGAGGCGGGCGCCCGGGCGGCGCGCACGGTGGAACTGTCCGTGGTTCCCGGGCTGTTGCAGACACCGGAGTACGCGCGGGCGGTCACGCGGGCCGCGCTGGGCGGGCTGCCGGAGCCGAAGGTGGACGCGCTGGTCGACGTACGGCTGGCACGGCAGGCGGTGCTGCGGGCCGATCCGCCGCTGGAGCTGAGCGCCGTACTGGACGAGGCGGTGCTGCGTCGGCAGATCGGCGGACCCGGGGTGATGGCGGAGCAGCTGAGACACCTGGTGCAGGTGGGGCGGCTGCCTCAAGTTCGGCTACAGGTGCTGCCGTTCAGCGTGGGGGGTCATCTCGGCCTCACCGGACCGTTCGTCATCTTCTCATTTCCGAACATCGCCGATCTGGATGTGGTGGTACTCGACCATTTGACGAGTAGCCTCTATCTGGAGCGGAAGGAAGACCTTGAGGCGTACAGCGCCGCGTTCCGTGCCATTCAGGCGCACGCCCTCCCGCCCCAGGACTCGTCGGATCTCATCAGCTCACTTGCTGACGACGCGTAA
- a CDS encoding DUF397 domain-containing protein, protein MSATPLSTSGLLISARWRRSSRSTGMNNCVEAAVLGGGLLAVRDSKRTDGPAVLFTGPAWDGFLVKVRADLLP, encoded by the coding sequence GTGTCCGCAACCCCCTTATCCACCAGCGGACTTCTGATCAGCGCGCGATGGCGGCGGAGCAGCCGCAGTACCGGAATGAACAACTGCGTGGAAGCGGCCGTCCTCGGTGGCGGCCTGCTGGCCGTCCGCGACTCCAAGCGGACGGACGGCCCGGCCGTGCTCTTCACCGGGCCGGCCTGGGACGGTTTCCTCGTCAAGGTCCGGGCGGACCTGCTCCCGTAA